From the Limosilactobacillus panis genome, one window contains:
- the jag gene encoding RNA-binding cell elongation regulator Jag/EloR, whose translation MVVYTGKTVKEAIQVASRSLHKLEKELKVEIIDQPRKGFLGIGRRPAKIEATVKPPVVKKVTTTVKTPAVKKPQKNAGMQAPVAKEVDVPTNDGKRGSDQDPAVIAARHEANVRHTRNTGQQLTVYLKKVFATLGIETKPEISKVAAHAITIDIKTGQSGKVIGHHGRRINAMEQISAAFMNYHGAPKTAVILDTSNYRQRRQAALHEIAERAVTEVVASGQAVYLDPMPARERKQLHRELEDNDHVRTYSHGRDPYRSVVIAPKD comes from the coding sequence ATGGTCGTTTATACGGGCAAGACAGTTAAAGAAGCGATTCAAGTTGCCAGTCGGTCCCTACACAAGCTAGAAAAGGAATTAAAGGTCGAAATCATCGACCAGCCGCGGAAGGGATTTTTGGGAATTGGCCGGCGCCCAGCAAAGATTGAGGCAACGGTGAAGCCACCCGTTGTCAAAAAGGTGACAACCACAGTTAAGACACCAGCAGTCAAGAAGCCGCAAAAAAATGCGGGAATGCAGGCACCAGTCGCCAAGGAAGTCGACGTCCCAACTAACGATGGCAAACGGGGAAGCGACCAGGACCCGGCCGTGATTGCAGCCCGGCACGAAGCCAACGTTCGCCACACCAGAAATACCGGACAGCAGCTGACCGTTTACCTCAAGAAAGTTTTTGCAACACTGGGCATTGAGACTAAACCCGAAATCAGCAAGGTGGCCGCCCATGCAATCACAATTGACATCAAGACGGGACAATCTGGTAAGGTGATTGGCCACCACGGCCGGCGGATCAACGCGATGGAACAAATCAGTGCTGCTTTTATGAACTACCACGGGGCCCCCAAGACAGCAGTCATTTTAGACACGTCTAACTATCGTCAACGGCGGCAAGCAGCCCTCCACGAAATTGCGGAACGGGCGGTTACCGAGGTGGTTGCTAGTGGCCAGGCGGTTTACCTGGACCCGATGCCGGCGCGGGAGCGCAAGCAATTGCACCGGGAATTAGAGGACAACGACCACGTACGGACGTATTCACACGGTCGGGACCCCTACCGGAGCGTTGTAATTGCGCCTAAGGACTAG